The DNA sequence CACCGATTAATTTACGATCAGGTGCTGCAGATAAAGTAGTTTTACCTGTACCTGATAAACCGAAGAATAATGCGACATCGCCTTTTTCTCCAACGTTTGCTGAGCAGTGCATACTCATGATATCTTGCTGCGGCAATAAGTAGTTCATTACTGAGAAGATACCTTTTTTCATTTCACCAGCATATTCTGTTCCCCCGATTAGAATTATACGGTGTTTGAATGAAATGATAACGAATGTTTCTGATTTTGTGCCGTCAACTTCAGGATTAGCTTTGAAATAAGGTGCTGAAACGATTGTGAAGTTAGCTTTGATTTTTTCAGCTTCATCTTTTGAAGTAGGGCGGATGAACATATTGTGCGCAAATAAGTTATGCCAAGCCATTTCATTAATTACAGTTAAACGTAACTGAGTATCTTGGTCACTGCCTGCATAACCATTGAAGACATAGAGTTCATCTTTTTGATCTAAGTAATCTAATACTTTGTCATACAGTCTTAAGAAAGTTTCTTCTTCGATAGGTTGGTTAATTGATCCCCAGTCAATTGCATCTCTATAGGAAGGTTCGTTTACAATAAATTTATCCTTAGGAGAACGACCTGTGTATTGTCCAGTAAGTGCGTTGATTGCACCTAGTTCTGTCAATTCGCCTTCGTTATTGTCTAAAATCTTGTTGTAAAGCTGTGTTTTAGTCAGTTGGAAAAGTGATGATGATTTTCCAATTAAATGTTCCAATTTTTTTCGGTTAGTTTGTGCATCTACTGCCATTTTAAATAACCCCTCCAGAGCATTAAGTATTAATTGTAATTGTAAGCCTTTACATTTTCATAGTATAACATATTACCATGATTATTCCACAACAGATTAAAGATTTTGTAAACATAGAATTGACAAGTGTAAATTGTTTGGGTAGTATTGTGTGTAACGGATTCTCTTATCCTGAGTGGCGGAGGGACATGGACCCAAAGAAGCCCAGCAACCTCTCCTTATTGGAGAAAGGTGCCAAACCGTTTGCAAATGTCATAGAAGACGTTTGAACGATAAGAGCGAAAGGACGTTTAAGGGCTTTCTCTCTATGTATATAGTTAGAAAGTCCTTTTTTATTTGAGCTCGTAGATAGAGAATTTTCGTAAAAAAATCAAAAGGAGTCAGTTATGTCGAATAATAGAAGATTATTTACGTCAGAATCTGTTACAGAAGGGCATCCTGATAAAATAGCGGACCAAATTTCAGACGCTATTTTGGATGAATTATTAAAGAAAGATCCGGATGCAAGAGTAGCTTGCGAAACAGTAGTCACTACAGGAATGGCTATGATTGTCGGAGAAATTTCTACAGCAACTTATGTTGATTTTCCTAAAGTTGTCAGAGATACAGTAGAAGAAATCGGTTATACACGAGCAAAATATGGTTATGACAGCCAAACAATGGCGGTTATGTCAGCAATTGATGAACAATCACCTGATATTGCTCAAGCAGTTGACCGTGCGCTGGAATACAGAAATGAAATTACGGAAGAAGAAATCGAAAGTACAGGAGCAGGGGACCAAGGTTTAATGTTTGGTTATGCGACTAATGAAACAGAAACTTATATGCCTTCACCTATCTACTTCTCTCATCAATTAGCAAAACGCTTATCAGATGTTAGAAAAGACGGTACTTTAACATACTTAAGACCGGACGGCAAAGTTCAAGTGACTGTTGAATACGATGAAAACGATCAGCCTGTTCGTATTGATACTATTGTATTATCTACACAGCATGCAGAAGATGTAAGTTTAGATCAAATTCAAAAAGACATCAAAGCGCATGTTATCGATCCAATCGTACCGAAAGCATTATTAGATGAAGAAACAAAATTCTTCATCAATCCTACAGGACGTTTTGTAATCGGCGGACCGCAAGGTGATGCTGGTTTAACAGGCCGTAAGATTATTGTAGATACTTATGGCGGATTTGCACGTCACGGCGGCGGATGCTTCAGCGGTAAGGATCCTACAAAAGTGGACCGTTCAGCAGCTTATGCGGCACGTTATGTGGCTAAGAATATTGTTGCTGCGGGCTTAGCAGATAAATGCGAAGTACAGCTTGCTTATGCAATCGGTGTTGCTGAACCAGTATCGATTTCAATTGATACATTTGGTACAGGCAAAGTGTCTGAAGGTGTGTTAGTTCAAGCAGTCAGAGATAACTTTGATTTGCGCCCAGCAGGCATCATTAAGATGTTAGACTTGAAGCGCCCGATTTATAAACAAACAGCAGCATATGGTCACTTCGGCCGTACAGATGTTGCATTACCTTGGGAACGTGTTGATAAAGTGGATGTATTGAAAGCAGCAGTCCAAGCATAATTTCGTACTTTTTGAATAAAATACGCTTTATTATCGATACATTTGAAAATTTCCTTTATAATTGGTAGTAAGATAAGTAAAGGAGCGGAAATATGTTATGGGACCATTGGAAATTGGTTTAATTGCAGCAATTGTTGTAGCTGTTATCTGTTTTGTACTCTTCTTAATTGCGTTAAACAGTAAGAAGAAAGCAAAATTGCAAGCAGAAGAACAATATGAGGCAAAAGAAAGAAGTTTAAAAGAAAATTATGAAGACGAGTTGGAAAAAGAACGCGTCGAACATAAAAAAGCGGTCACTAAACAACGCGCTGATTTTGATGAAACAGTAACTTCGAAAGACCGTGAAATTGATGCGCTGAAGCTCTTCTCTAAAAATCATAGTGAATATGTGACAGATATGCGTTTAATCGGTATCAGAGATCGCTTGGTCAAAGAAAAACGTATCCGTCCTGAAGATATGCACATCATGGCGAATATTTTCTTGCCGAAGAACGATTTCAATGATATTGATCGCATCAGTCATTTAGTGTTAACGCGTACAGGGTTATACATTATTGATTCACAGTTATTGAAAGGGCATGTTTATAACGGTATCAGTAAAGAACAATTCAGTACTTTACCGACAATTGAACAAGTCTTTGATGTACTTGATTTAGATAAACGTCATCCTCAAACACTAGTGTTAGATGAGAATGATGATAAGCAATCAGCTTCATTTGTGAATTATTCAAATCAATTAAAACGTGTAGAACAGCTTGCTGAAACGTTGAAACGCGAATTAGATTTGAAATATACACCAATGGCATTGCTTTACTTCAACCCTAAAAATGAGGGTGCTGTAACGATTTCTAACTATTCTCAAACAACGAATACAAAAGTATTGGTTGGACCTGAACAGTTAGATGAATACTTTAATAAATTCGTATTCCATGGACGTATTCAATATAATGTTGAAGATTTGCAACGTGTCATGGAAGAAATCGAATCATTCAACTAAACGACAAAGTACCATTGACTGCAAGTATTGCAGTGGATGGTACTTTTTCATTTTAACCAGGACTTTCACTCATGCACTGTTTAACAATTAAGCGTATAGTAAAGGTTGAGAAAAGCGAAGGCTAAAGGAGAGATAGAGATGGAGTATATTACATTTTATAATGGTAATACAATGCCGAAAGTCGGATTAGGCACTTTCAGAGTAGAAAATAATGATCAATTAAAAGCATCTGTTCAATATGCTATTGAACAAGGTTATAGAAGTATTGATACTGCTATGATTTATCAAAACGAAGAAAAAGTAGGAGAAGGTATTAAAGCAGGTATAGCCGCTGCAGGAATAAAACGTTCAGATGTGTTTATTACCTCTAAACTTTGGTTGGATGATTATGGAAGAACGAATGTAGAAGCGGCTTATCAAACATCACTGGATAAATTAGGATTGGATTATTTAGATTTATACTTAATGCACTGGCCTGGTACAGATGAAGATTTAATGATAGAAACATGGCAGGGTATGGAAGATTTATTGAAAGATAATAAAGTTAAAAACATCGGCGTCAGCAATTTCCATCCCCATCATTTAGAAGCCCTATTATCACATGCTTCTATCAAACCTGTTATCAATCAAGTTGAATTTCATCCTTATCTGACACAAAGTGATTTAAACTTATATTTAAATGCACAGCGTATTCAAATGGAATCATGGTCGCCCTTAATGAATGCACAAATTCTTGAAGATGAAACTGTAAAACAAATTGCAAAAGAAGTTGATAAATCTCCAGCACAAGTTATCATTCGTTGGAATCTTCAACATGATGTGGTAGTAATTCCAAAATCAGTAACACCTTTTCGCATCAAAGAGAATATTCAGGTCTTTGATTTCGAACTTACTGAAGACCAAATGCAGCGCCTTGATAATTTGAATCAAAATAAAAGAGTAGGGCCTGACCCAGAACATTATGAAGGTCATAAATAAAGAGGATAACATAGAATGAAAATAGAGAAGCGGGTTCACTACAAAACCTGCTTCTCTATTTTTGCTTATCTTTTCATTTTTAAACTAAATGATAGCCGATCAGACAAGCCGCAAAACATAAACCATACTGCAATAAACTATAAACAATGAACAGTGTCAGTTTTGTTTTATTCATTAGCATTTGTGACAGCTCTGAAGAAAGCGTAGAAAAAGTGGTTAAACCACCTAAAAAACCTGTAACGAGCAATGGCGACACAAACGCATGTCCTATGGCCATACCTGAAATAATACTGATCAAAAAGCTGCCGGCTATGTTAACGATTAATGTCGCAATCGGAAGCTGCGTACGTAGATTTTTACAACTATTTGTGACAGCTGCACGTACAACTGCACCTAAACCGCCGCCAAGCATCACTAAAAGTAAATTAATCATTACTTAACGCACCTCCCAATTTAGTTCCGATATAACATAAAATTATACCTAACACATAACTTGAAAGGGCATAAATAATGAGTAAAGGTATTTGCTGATGGGCAAGCATTTTAACCAGTTCAAATTGAAATGTGGAAAAGGTTGTCAATGCACCTAGCAAACCTGTAGTGATGCCTTTCTTGACTAATGGATGATTTTTAAAGTATTGGATAGCCAATGCTGAAATCAATCCCATCAAAAAGGCACCAGCTAAGTTTGCGGTAAATGTGCCTATCGGAAAACCTTGTCCGGAATTTAAAAATGAAAATAAATAGCGCAGCAATGCACCTATGGCACCGCCTGCAAAAACATATAAATACTGCACATTATCGCCTCTTACAATCGTAATATATAAATTATTCTACGATGCTCATAAAATGTCAATCTTGTTTTAAAATTATTTAAGCATACCGAAAGAGAATAATGACGCAACAATATGAATGACAATTACAATCAGTAAAAGGATTGGCAGGAATTTGCTTGCTGGTCTAATCCAATCTTTACGATCTTTGGCATGTTTGATTGATTTATCCGCTAGAATAATAGCAACAATCAAAATAATGACATTAATGATACTGCTGGTGATAATCTTTTTGACGATAGAATGAAATTGTTCGTTTAATAGTGGATTAAACATGTTGAAGTTAAAACTTATAACAATAAGTATAAGTGTGAGATAAAAATAAAGTTTTGACCGTGACATGATGACCTCCATTTCTTTACATTCTTTAATATTATCATAGATTATGAAGGTGCAACCATTTTCTTTACAAAATCGTAAGATAGGAATGGACGTTTGAGTTAATCAATCGCGATTTGAACGTCTGAGTGTTATAATCAAATTACTTTCAAAAGGATTGCAAGTAATATTAAGGAGGCACTTATATTATGGTAAAAGCAGATTTAAATGTTGAAGTATTTGCGGATGGTGCAGATATTGAAGAAATGAAAAGAGCCTATAAAAATAACGAGGTAGATGGTTTTACTACAAACCCAAGTCTAATGGCTAAAGCGGGTGTAACAGATTATAAAGCATTTGCAGAAGAAGCAGTTAAAGCAATTCCTGATGCTTCAATTTCATTCGAAGTTTTCGCAGATGATCTTGAAACAATGGAAAAAGAAGCTGAAATTTTAAAACAATACGGTAAAAACGTATTTGTTAAAATTCCTATTGTTAATACAAAAGGCGAATCAACAATTCCTTTAATTAAAAAATTATCAGCCAATCAAGTTCAGTTGAATGTGACAGCTGTTTATACAATCGAACAAGTTAAAGAAATTACTGAAGCAGTAACTGAAGGTGTACCGACTTATGTTTCTGTATTCGCAGGCCGTATCGCTGATACAGGTGTAGACCCATTACCGCTTATGAAAGAATCTGTAGAAGTTACTCATTCTAAAGAAGGCGTTAAATTATTATGGGCTAGCTGCCGCGAATTATTTAATGTCATTCAAGCAGACGAAATCGGTACAGATATTATTACTTGCCCAGCAGGTGTTATCAGCAAAATTCCTAATATCGGAAGAGATATCAACGAGCTATCAGTAGATACTGTTGAAGGATTTGCGAAAGATATCCAAAAATCAGGACTTTCAATTCTTTAATTCAAACAAAATTAAAGGTATCTAAACCTTTAAAGCTAGTATAAAATAAAGGCAGAAATAAACTTTTCATAAGGCAGATTCCCTTATTAAAAGTTATTTCTGCCTCTTTTTTAAATAAGATTCGGGCAGGTGTATAGGTGTAGTGAAAAAAGAGCATTTTGAAACAAAAGTAAAAAAGCAGCTTTGGTTCTTGAATAATAAAGAAAAAGCACAGCTGAATCAAGTTTTATCTGAAGTAGAACAAAATCAGGATCCTCAAGCAATTTACAAGAAGCCGATTAAGTTTTCTAATCAGTTTTTGCGTACGCACATTTTTCGTGAACGCAACCAAGGAACAGCCTCTTTCTTCTTAATTATTGCAGGAATGCTGTTAATCAATGCATTATTACTTGGTTTGTTTTTATTCGGCTTATTATCAAGCCTGAATGTCGTTCAATATTTTGTACATCCTCAAGTCGATCTATCGATGCTGCAACTTATATTGATTTTAACAGGCGGAATATTAGCAATCATTGTATCTAGTATTTTAATGAAGGAAGTCACTGCGTACTTTACCAAAAAGCTGCTTGAATGTCGTTTTAATCAGCAGCATTAAAAGTCAGATGATATAAAAAGATACATTCTAGCCATTTACGGTGAATCAATGCATAATGGGCATCTACTATGAGTTGTTCGCCATTTTTGAAAACCAATCGTGTCATAGAGTAATGGCATTGCACACCAGAAATTTCCAGTCCGTTAATAAAATGCTGGATAGGAGAGCGTTTATTGCGGATTGGGAACAGAATGGTTTGCTGATTAATAATGATCAATGGCAGATGTTTACGTATGTTCAGCATACTTTTGAGTTCATGAGATGAATATTTCGGAGTGTAATGGTAGTGTCTGAGTAATGCATTCATATACGAACTCAATGGAACTTTCATCAGTTCATGAAACAAATTATATGCACATTCAATTTGAAACGTTTGATGCGGATAAGATGTGAAATATAAAATTTTGGGTCTGCGGTAATTTGTCATGCATGCGACGCTCCTTTTAGAAATTTTTTCAAAGGCGCTAATTTAGTGCGTGCCTGTGTTTGATATTTGCGGATGCTTGTCGCAGATTTTTTCATCAGCGTTTGAATTTCGAATTGTTTATATCCGCAAAGCTTAAGGTTCAGCCACATTCTTTCGCAATCATTCAACAATGCATAATACTCTGATGCAATGAGTTGCGATAGATGATTTTTAGTAGAGTTTATAGCGCTGTGATTTTCAATAAGACTAAAGTCTCCAATCGTATCCTCCAGGCATTTTCCTTTCTTTCGGAACTGGTCCACTAAATAAAAATTAAGCCTTTGAAATAAATATCCGCTCATGCTATTATGAATAGACATGTCGAATTGTCGCAATAATGACCACATTTTAATGGAAAGTAATTGGGCATATTCTTCGACATCATACTTGATATTATATCTCTTCAACAATGTGTAAATAATCCCTTGGTTACGGATGATTAATGTCTCTATATTCATCTCGTACCTATTCAATCTATGGGCATAACATGTTATTTCCAGTTGAAATAAGTTTAACGAAGTTTATAAATTATTTCATTTGCTTATTGTACAAAATAAGTGTTAAATAGAAGGGTAGAAATAAATTTTTAACTGAATTTGATTGCAGAAATGAACCGAAACATAACGATAAAGCATAATTCACTATAAGACGGGAGGATTCTATGGATTACGCACATTTAAATTTGGAACACTTTTTTGCACGCCATGATGAATTGGACATGATTAAAGATAGTTCAGATTTTATAATGATTAATAATATGACGAATGAAATGATGTATCGCGATGGAAAAATAGAAGGAACGATCGATTTGAATCGTTACTATTATAAGAATAGATCAGAAGCAGCCAGCTTTATTATGATGGAGTATAAACGTCCGGAATAATAAACGTGCTTTTATAGAATTCTGCCTGTTTATTACAGTTTCACTGTAAATAAATAGGCTTTTTTTATT is a window from the Staphylococcus sp. IVB6181 genome containing:
- a CDS encoding aldo/keto reductase, encoding MEYITFYNGNTMPKVGLGTFRVENNDQLKASVQYAIEQGYRSIDTAMIYQNEEKVGEGIKAGIAAAGIKRSDVFITSKLWLDDYGRTNVEAAYQTSLDKLGLDYLDLYLMHWPGTDEDLMIETWQGMEDLLKDNKVKNIGVSNFHPHHLEALLSHASIKPVINQVEFHPYLTQSDLNLYLNAQRIQMESWSPLMNAQILEDETVKQIAKEVDKSPAQVIIRWNLQHDVVVIPKSVTPFRIKENIQVFDFELTEDQMQRLDNLNQNKRVGPDPEHYEGHK
- a CDS encoding NERD domain-containing protein; the protein is MGPLEIGLIAAIVVAVICFVLFLIALNSKKKAKLQAEEQYEAKERSLKENYEDELEKERVEHKKAVTKQRADFDETVTSKDREIDALKLFSKNHSEYVTDMRLIGIRDRLVKEKRIRPEDMHIMANIFLPKNDFNDIDRISHLVLTRTGLYIIDSQLLKGHVYNGISKEQFSTLPTIEQVFDVLDLDKRHPQTLVLDENDDKQSASFVNYSNQLKRVEQLAETLKRELDLKYTPMALLYFNPKNEGAVTISNYSQTTNTKVLVGPEQLDEYFNKFVFHGRIQYNVEDLQRVMEEIESFN
- a CDS encoding CrcB family protein: MINLLLVMLGGGLGAVVRAAVTNSCKNLRTQLPIATLIVNIAGSFLISIISGMAIGHAFVSPLLVTGFLGGLTTFSTLSSELSQMLMNKTKLTLFIVYSLLQYGLCFAACLIGYHLV
- the crcB gene encoding fluoride efflux transporter CrcB, giving the protein MQYLYVFAGGAIGALLRYLFSFLNSGQGFPIGTFTANLAGAFLMGLISALAIQYFKNHPLVKKGITTGLLGALTTFSTFQFELVKMLAHQQIPLLIIYALSSYVLGIILCYIGTKLGGALSND
- the metK gene encoding methionine adenosyltransferase, with translation MSNNRRLFTSESVTEGHPDKIADQISDAILDELLKKDPDARVACETVVTTGMAMIVGEISTATYVDFPKVVRDTVEEIGYTRAKYGYDSQTMAVMSAIDEQSPDIAQAVDRALEYRNEITEEEIESTGAGDQGLMFGYATNETETYMPSPIYFSHQLAKRLSDVRKDGTLTYLRPDGKVQVTVEYDENDQPVRIDTIVLSTQHAEDVSLDQIQKDIKAHVIDPIVPKALLDEETKFFINPTGRFVIGGPQGDAGLTGRKIIVDTYGGFARHGGGCFSGKDPTKVDRSAAYAARYVAKNIVAAGLADKCEVQLAYAIGVAEPVSISIDTFGTGKVSEGVLVQAVRDNFDLRPAGIIKMLDLKRPIYKQTAAYGHFGRTDVALPWERVDKVDVLKAAVQA
- a CDS encoding sigma-70 family RNA polymerase sigma factor — encoded protein: MNIETLIIRNQGIIYTLLKRYNIKYDVEEYAQLLSIKMWSLLRQFDMSIHNSMSGYLFQRLNFYLVDQFRKKGKCLEDTIGDFSLIENHSAINSTKNHLSQLIASEYYALLNDCERMWLNLKLCGYKQFEIQTLMKKSATSIRKYQTQARTKLAPLKKFLKGASHA
- a CDS encoding transaldolase: MVKADLNVEVFADGADIEEMKRAYKNNEVDGFTTNPSLMAKAGVTDYKAFAEEAVKAIPDASISFEVFADDLETMEKEAEILKQYGKNVFVKIPIVNTKGESTIPLIKKLSANQVQLNVTAVYTIEQVKEITEAVTEGVPTYVSVFAGRIADTGVDPLPLMKESVEVTHSKEGVKLLWASCRELFNVIQADEIGTDIITCPAGVISKIPNIGRDINELSVDTVEGFAKDIQKSGLSIL